From Quercus lobata isolate SW786 chromosome 1, ValleyOak3.0 Primary Assembly, whole genome shotgun sequence, one genomic window encodes:
- the LOC115968404 gene encoding PRELI domain containing protein 3B-like has protein sequence MVKSYTHEYIYKHPWERVTSASWRKFTDNENRHLLNHILEVDTLSCKLDPLSQRLFITRAVTTHFPGPWFIRKIVGQDICHCIESTIVDAQSRSMQLTSRNFSHQKFVEVEEKIRYEPHPDNPNEWTLCRQETSINIKPLSVLASMAEKVEERYAEKVLKYGATGRDVMERICKYLEAESRGIAFQS, from the coding sequence ATGGTTAAATCGTACACGCATGAGTACATTTACAAGCACCCATGGGAGCGGGTAACTTCTGCCTCTTGGCGCAAGTTTACTGACAATGAGAACAGGCATCTCTTAAACCATATCCTTGAAGTTGACACACTGAGCTGCAAGCTTGACCCGCTATCTCAGAGGCTTTTTATCACTCGTGCAGTCACTACCCATTTTCCTGGACCATGGTTCATACGCAAAATTGTTGGTCAGGACATCTGCCACTGTATTGAATCAACAATCGTTGATGCACAGTCACGGTCAATGCAGCTCACTTCTCGAAATTTCAGTCATCAGAAGTTCGTAGAAGTGGAGGAGAAGATCCGATATGAACCCCACCCTGATAATCCAAATGAGTGGACACTTTGCCGGCAGGAGACCAGTATTAACATAAAGCCATTATCAGTACTGGCATCAATGGCAGAAAAGGTGGAGGAAAGATATGCTGAGAAGGTATTGAAGTACGGTGCTACAGGTAGAGATGTTATGGAGAGGATCTGTAAGTATCTTGAAGCTGAATCTAGAGGAATTGCTTTCCAATCCTAG
- the LOC115975778 gene encoding zinc finger A20 and AN1 domain-containing stress-associated protein 8, whose amino-acid sequence MDHDETGCQAPPEGPILCINNCGFFGSAATMNMCSKCHKDMVLKEEQAKLAASSIGSIVNGSSSSNANESVAATVNVQVNTVEPKTISVQPLSFGSSLGENGEVKPKEGPKRCNSCNKRVGLTGFNCRCGNLFCAVHRYSDKHECPFDYRTAARDAIAKANPVVKAEKLDKI is encoded by the coding sequence ATGGACCACGATGAGACAGGATGCCAGGCACCACCTGAAGGTCCTATTTTGTGCATTAACAACTGTGGCTTCTTTGGAAGTGCTGCCACTATGAACATGTGTTCCAAGTGCCACAAGGATATGGTGTTAAAGGAGGAGCAGGCTAAGCTTGCTGCATCATCCATTGGGAGTATTGTGAATGGATCATCAAGCAGCAACGCAAATGAATCTGTTGCTGCCACTGTGAACGTGCAAGTCAACACAGTGGAGCCTAAGACTATCTCTGTGCAGCCGCTATCCTTTGGTTCAAGCTTGGGGGAGAATGGTGAGGTAAAGCCAAAGGAGGGTCCAAAACGTTGCAACAGCTGCAACAAGCGGGTTGGTTTAACGGGGTTCAATTGTCGCTGCGGTAACCTTTTCTGTGCAGTACATCGCTACTCGGACAAACATGAATGCCCCTTTGATTATCGCACTGCTGCACGTGATGCTATAGCTAAGGCCAACCCTGTAGTGAAGGCAGAGAAGCttgataaaatctaa
- the LOC115975762 gene encoding serine/threonine-protein kinase Nek6 isoform X1, with amino-acid sequence MEMKKEETTSKMGDYEVLEQIGRGTFGAAFLVLHKIERKKYVLKKIRLAKQTEKFKRTAHQEMEMISKLNNPYIVEYKDAWVEKESYACIVTSYCEGGDMAEMIKKARGTCLPEEKLCKWLTQLLVAVNYLHSNRVIHRDLKCSNIFLTKNKDIRLGDFGLAKLLDKDDLASSVVGTPIYMCPELLADIPYGYKSDIWSLGCCMFEIAAHQPAFKAPDMAGLINKIKRSIMSPLPIVYSSTLKQLIKSMLRKNPEHRPTAAELLRHPHLQPYLAQCHNISPVFLPVKSELSSQIRPKGTQMSNKFSIGKDTQGRKAKSPISVQVGNAHAFSNAPAYETHPSGFVETKVETRIVETTSCSEITAKAEKAFGVISNSVELIGNDSSESAWMHMATDYPENRKQELASKHSLTMQEEQLVVIKADIMGGSGSDKDHKKMATSTYAYQAASGCLSGSESEKINKYDSGVVPSLHATINTNSYLIDALEGNASLASKVAVPCENEFDVNDKSLISCKKTVKEDIYEPNGDASDISSMSKLTLVHGDETRIELNPQSHQRAEALESLLEICSNLLKQEKFDELAGLLRPFGEEFVSSRETAIWLTQSLKNLRKTGNGA; translated from the exons ATGGAGATGAAGAAAGAGGAAACAACATCAAAGATGGGCGATTATGAAGTTTTAGAGCAGATTGGGAGAGGAACATTTGGAGCTGCGTTTCTAGTCCTTCACAAAATTgagagaaagaa GTATGTCTTAAAGAAGATTCGTCTGGCTAAACAAACAGAGAAATTCAAGCGTACAGCACATCAAGAG ATGGAGATGATATCAAAGCTAAATAACCCATATATTGTGGAGTACAAAGATGCATGGGTGGAAAAG GAAAGCTATGCATGCATTGTGACAAGTTACTGTGAGGGAGGAGATAT GGCTGAGATGATAAAAAAAGCTAGGGGAACATGTCTTCCTGAAGAG AAGCTCTGTAAATGGCTGACCCAGCTGTTGGTAGCGGTGAACTACCTCCACTCCAATCGTGTTATTCATAGGGATTTAAAG TGCTCCAACATATTCCttacaaaaaacaaagacaTCAGGCTAG GTGACTTTGGACTTGCAAAACTGCTTGACAAAGATGACCTTGCTTCCTCG GTTGTTGGAACTCCCATCTACATGTGTCCAGAGCTTCTCGCAGATATACCCTATGGATACAAATCGGATATATGGTCATTAG GTTGCTGCATGTTCGAGATAGCTGCACATCAACCTGCTTTTAAAGCTCCT GATATGGCTGGActtattaacaaaataaaacgaTCAATTATGTCACCACTTCCAATTGTGTATTCTTCTACATT GAAACAATTAATCAAGAGCATGCTAAGAAAGAACCCAGAACACAGACCAACA GCAGCAGAGCTGTTGAGGCATCCACATCTACAACCATACCTTGCTCAATGCCACAATATATCTCCTGTTTTTCTACCAGTGAAGTCTGAACTCAGCAGCCAAATTAGACCAAAAGGAACCCAAATGTCTAACAAATTTAGTATTGGAAAAGACACCCAGGGTAGAAAGGCAAAGTCACCAATAAGTGTTCAGGTAGGAAATGCACATGCATTCAGTAATGCACCAGCATATGAAACCCACCCCTCTGGCTTTGTTGAAACTAAAGTTGAGACAAGAATAGTTGAGACTACTAGCTGTTCTGAGATAACAGCTAAAGCAGAAAAGGCTTTTGGAGTAATCTCCAATTCTGTTGAACTAATTGGAAATGACAGCTCAGAATCTGCCTGGATGCATATGGCTACAGATTATCCAGAAAACAGGAAACAAGAATTGGCCTCTAAGCACTCACTGACGATGCAGGAGGAACAGTTAGTTGTCATAAAAGCTGATATAATGGGTGGTAGTGGCAGTGATAAAGATCATAAGAAAATGGCAACATCGACGTATGCATATCAAGCTGCCAGTGGTTGCCTTTCAGGTTCAGAATCAgagaaaattaacaaatatgATAGTGGTGTGGTGCCAAGTTTACATGCTACAATAAATACAAATTCATATCTGATAGATGCTCTTGAGGGAAATGCATCTTTAGCGAGTAAAGTTGCAGTTCCATGTGAGAATGAATTTGACGTAAATGACAAAAGCCTTATCTCTTGTAAGAAAACAGTGAAAGAAGATATATACGAACCAAATGGAGATGCTAGTGACATCTCATCAATGAGTAAGCTGACTTTGGTTCATGGTGATGAAACAAGGATTGAGTTGAATCCACAAAGCCATCAAAGAGCGGAAGCTCTAGAATCGCTACTAGAGATTTGTTCAAATTTACTTAAGCAGGAAAAATTTGACGAACTTGCAGGCCTGTTAAGACCATTTGGTGAAGAATTTGTGTCATCAAGAGAAACAGCAATTTGGTTGACACAGAGCCTAAAGAATCTTCGCAAAACTGGCAATGGAGCCTAG
- the LOC115975762 gene encoding serine/threonine-protein kinase Nek6 isoform X2 — MEMKKEETTSKMGDYEVLEQIGRGTFGAAFLVLHKIERKKYVLKKIRLAKQTEKFKRTAHQEMEMISKLNNPYIVEYKDAWVEKESYACIVTSYCEGGDMAEMIKKARGTCLPEELCKWLTQLLVAVNYLHSNRVIHRDLKCSNIFLTKNKDIRLGDFGLAKLLDKDDLASSVVGTPIYMCPELLADIPYGYKSDIWSLGCCMFEIAAHQPAFKAPDMAGLINKIKRSIMSPLPIVYSSTLKQLIKSMLRKNPEHRPTAAELLRHPHLQPYLAQCHNISPVFLPVKSELSSQIRPKGTQMSNKFSIGKDTQGRKAKSPISVQVGNAHAFSNAPAYETHPSGFVETKVETRIVETTSCSEITAKAEKAFGVISNSVELIGNDSSESAWMHMATDYPENRKQELASKHSLTMQEEQLVVIKADIMGGSGSDKDHKKMATSTYAYQAASGCLSGSESEKINKYDSGVVPSLHATINTNSYLIDALEGNASLASKVAVPCENEFDVNDKSLISCKKTVKEDIYEPNGDASDISSMSKLTLVHGDETRIELNPQSHQRAEALESLLEICSNLLKQEKFDELAGLLRPFGEEFVSSRETAIWLTQSLKNLRKTGNGA, encoded by the exons ATGGAGATGAAGAAAGAGGAAACAACATCAAAGATGGGCGATTATGAAGTTTTAGAGCAGATTGGGAGAGGAACATTTGGAGCTGCGTTTCTAGTCCTTCACAAAATTgagagaaagaa GTATGTCTTAAAGAAGATTCGTCTGGCTAAACAAACAGAGAAATTCAAGCGTACAGCACATCAAGAG ATGGAGATGATATCAAAGCTAAATAACCCATATATTGTGGAGTACAAAGATGCATGGGTGGAAAAG GAAAGCTATGCATGCATTGTGACAAGTTACTGTGAGGGAGGAGATAT GGCTGAGATGATAAAAAAAGCTAGGGGAACATGTCTTCCTGAAGAG CTCTGTAAATGGCTGACCCAGCTGTTGGTAGCGGTGAACTACCTCCACTCCAATCGTGTTATTCATAGGGATTTAAAG TGCTCCAACATATTCCttacaaaaaacaaagacaTCAGGCTAG GTGACTTTGGACTTGCAAAACTGCTTGACAAAGATGACCTTGCTTCCTCG GTTGTTGGAACTCCCATCTACATGTGTCCAGAGCTTCTCGCAGATATACCCTATGGATACAAATCGGATATATGGTCATTAG GTTGCTGCATGTTCGAGATAGCTGCACATCAACCTGCTTTTAAAGCTCCT GATATGGCTGGActtattaacaaaataaaacgaTCAATTATGTCACCACTTCCAATTGTGTATTCTTCTACATT GAAACAATTAATCAAGAGCATGCTAAGAAAGAACCCAGAACACAGACCAACA GCAGCAGAGCTGTTGAGGCATCCACATCTACAACCATACCTTGCTCAATGCCACAATATATCTCCTGTTTTTCTACCAGTGAAGTCTGAACTCAGCAGCCAAATTAGACCAAAAGGAACCCAAATGTCTAACAAATTTAGTATTGGAAAAGACACCCAGGGTAGAAAGGCAAAGTCACCAATAAGTGTTCAGGTAGGAAATGCACATGCATTCAGTAATGCACCAGCATATGAAACCCACCCCTCTGGCTTTGTTGAAACTAAAGTTGAGACAAGAATAGTTGAGACTACTAGCTGTTCTGAGATAACAGCTAAAGCAGAAAAGGCTTTTGGAGTAATCTCCAATTCTGTTGAACTAATTGGAAATGACAGCTCAGAATCTGCCTGGATGCATATGGCTACAGATTATCCAGAAAACAGGAAACAAGAATTGGCCTCTAAGCACTCACTGACGATGCAGGAGGAACAGTTAGTTGTCATAAAAGCTGATATAATGGGTGGTAGTGGCAGTGATAAAGATCATAAGAAAATGGCAACATCGACGTATGCATATCAAGCTGCCAGTGGTTGCCTTTCAGGTTCAGAATCAgagaaaattaacaaatatgATAGTGGTGTGGTGCCAAGTTTACATGCTACAATAAATACAAATTCATATCTGATAGATGCTCTTGAGGGAAATGCATCTTTAGCGAGTAAAGTTGCAGTTCCATGTGAGAATGAATTTGACGTAAATGACAAAAGCCTTATCTCTTGTAAGAAAACAGTGAAAGAAGATATATACGAACCAAATGGAGATGCTAGTGACATCTCATCAATGAGTAAGCTGACTTTGGTTCATGGTGATGAAACAAGGATTGAGTTGAATCCACAAAGCCATCAAAGAGCGGAAGCTCTAGAATCGCTACTAGAGATTTGTTCAAATTTACTTAAGCAGGAAAAATTTGACGAACTTGCAGGCCTGTTAAGACCATTTGGTGAAGAATTTGTGTCATCAAGAGAAACAGCAATTTGGTTGACACAGAGCCTAAAGAATCTTCGCAAAACTGGCAATGGAGCCTAG